In Prochlorococcus marinus XMU1404, the following proteins share a genomic window:
- a CDS encoding rhodanese-like domain-containing protein — MENYPKSINASSLSDWFNSKKEDPVLIDVREQSELEIARFSKEFLHLPISKVTSEYVEEIFSGLLDREIVVTCHAGIRSYNFCQWCLDNNIVSEIWNLEEGIDGWSRYIDPSIPRY, encoded by the coding sequence TTGGAAAATTATCCAAAATCTATAAATGCCTCCAGTCTCAGTGATTGGTTTAATTCTAAGAAAGAAGATCCAGTTTTGATTGATGTAAGAGAACAGTCAGAACTGGAAATAGCTCGTTTCTCAAAAGAATTTTTACATTTACCAATTAGTAAAGTCACATCGGAATACGTTGAAGAAATATTTTCTGGTTTATTAGACAGAGAAATTGTTGTTACCTGTCATGCAGGAATAAGAAGTTATAATTTTTGTCAATGGTGCTTAGATAATAATATTGTGAGCGAAATATGGAATTTGGAGGAGGGTATTGATGGATGGAGTAGATATATTGATCCATCAATTCCAAGGTATTGA
- a CDS encoding citrate synthase, which translates to MDSNKLILKPGLEGVPVTNSSICDIDGNKGKLLYRGYSIEELSKKSSFLETAYLLIWGELPTAIQLRDFEQEVQMHRRLSFRVRDMMKCFPATGHPMDALQSSAASLGLFYSRRAIDDPNYIYNAVIRLIAKIPTMIAAFQLIRKGQDPIQPRDDLTYSSNFLYMLTEKEQDPIAAKVFDRCLILHAEHSLNASTFSARVTASTLTDPYAVIASAVGTLAGPLHGGANEDVIAMLEEIKNPENAGSFLDNAIKNKSKIMGFGHREYKVKDPRAIILQKLAEELFIRFGADEMYEVAKSLESEAIPRLGPKGIFPNVDFYSGLVYRKLGIPRDLFTPIFAISRVAGWLAHWREQLGANRIFRPSQIYTGSAPREWISLENRE; encoded by the coding sequence TTGGATAGCAACAAACTAATTTTAAAACCAGGATTAGAAGGTGTCCCAGTAACTAATTCATCTATCTGTGATATTGACGGCAACAAAGGTAAATTATTGTACAGAGGCTACTCCATTGAGGAACTATCCAAAAAAAGCAGTTTTTTAGAAACTGCTTACCTATTGATTTGGGGTGAATTGCCCACAGCCATTCAACTAAGAGATTTTGAACAAGAAGTTCAGATGCATCGAAGATTAAGTTTTAGAGTCAGAGATATGATGAAATGTTTCCCAGCTACAGGTCATCCTATGGATGCTCTTCAATCTAGTGCAGCTTCTTTGGGACTTTTCTATTCACGTAGAGCAATAGATGATCCTAATTACATCTACAACGCAGTAATAAGACTAATAGCAAAAATACCAACTATGATTGCTGCCTTTCAACTTATTAGAAAGGGACAAGATCCTATTCAACCTCGAGATGATTTAACGTACTCATCAAATTTTCTTTACATGCTTACTGAAAAAGAACAAGATCCTATAGCTGCAAAAGTTTTTGATAGGTGTTTAATTCTGCATGCAGAACATAGTTTAAACGCCAGTACATTTAGCGCTAGAGTGACTGCAAGCACTCTTACAGACCCATATGCTGTCATCGCATCTGCAGTAGGAACATTAGCTGGCCCGCTTCATGGAGGAGCTAATGAAGATGTAATTGCAATGTTAGAAGAAATCAAAAATCCAGAAAATGCGGGTTCTTTTTTGGATAACGCGATAAAAAATAAAAGTAAGATCATGGGCTTCGGTCATAGAGAATACAAAGTCAAAGATCCAAGAGCAATTATTCTTCAAAAACTGGCAGAAGAACTTTTTATAAGATTTGGAGCAGATGAAATGTATGAAGTTGCTAAATCATTGGAATCAGAAGCAATACCAAGACTTGGCCCCAAGGGTATATTCCCTAATGTCGACTTTTATTCTGGTCTTGTTTATCGGAAACTTGGTATTCCTCGTGATTTATTTACTCCGATTTTTGCCATCTCCAGAGTTGCTGGTTGGTTGGCTCATTGGAGAGAGCAACTTGGAGCAAATAGAATTTTTAGACCATCACAAATATATACTGGTTCAGCGCCAAGAGAATGGATCAGCCTTGAAAATAGAGAATAA